The Populus trichocarpa isolate Nisqually-1 chromosome 2, P.trichocarpa_v4.1, whole genome shotgun sequence genome has a window encoding:
- the LOC7467213 gene encoding uncharacterized protein LOC7467213: MVKAVIGDETQLTSAEDRLSQSGLTSQVGLVIGKLSSKLDRGFIFDLVPTPPNDAGESACSLLETTKDDNKRKGFKSKSQPAVDSSALNIDSDWVAEHARQVSRMLVGGMKVIGVYVWVSDSAFKNSTITLFQLLQTVKGVAEAAPVTETDWDERLLIHICYSPRRWTCRNCVLSSNITSSSIRPCDFKMGRVLSSLQAFRCTYNFKLRLPVTHESASNAQALSSILRHVISVHAKELMDAKAMIDGNLVVGEELCTTDGTHEVELLLPFTKNSLVEASSQKDVAGVLVFGGSVCSYAYSNSKEPVMQAVADIKDDIIRSLQSRLDIICDEADEDPDPIDIDGKDSRVEKLPEKPVSRLVLNSLRRTCFLSFPRRVFVPWLAGTFICDYLQPSETVEVLKEHCVELMSMEAPTDPSTYLQPEVEAPSLNTESFWDVAVPNHFAPVSSLEKSRQVDVSVESSRQSNQPFNFNVLAAVCLLLFAILVGFVLARQK; encoded by the exons ATGGTGAAAGCAGTGATCGGAGACGAAACCCAACTAACTTCAGCCGAGGATCGCCTCAGCCAATCCGGTCTCACCTCTCAG GTGGGTTTGGTGATAGGAAAACTTAGCTCCAAATTAGATCGTGGCTTCATTTTCGATTTGGTCCCCACCCCACCAAACGATGCAGGAGAATCAGCCTGTTCACTCCTCGAAACCACCAAAGATGACAACAAgagaaagggtttcaaatctaaATCACAACCCGCCGTTGATTCTTCTGCCTTGAACATCGATTCGGATTGGGTCGCTGAACATGCCCGTCAG GTTTCAAGAATGTTAGTGGGTGGCATGAAGGTTATTGGTGTTTATGTTTGGGTTAGTGATAGTGCTTTCAAGAATTCAACTATAACACTTTTCCAG CTTTTACAGACAGTGAAGGGAGTTGCAGAAGCTGCACCAGTTACTGAAACTGATTGGGATGAGAGATTGCTGATTCATATATGTTATAGTCCAAGGAG GTGGACGTGCCGGAATTGTGTGCTGTCTTCGAATATCACTTCAAGTAGTATACGGCCATGTGATTTTAAAATGGGAAGGGTCTTAAGTTCCCTTCAGGCATTTAGGTGTACATACAACTTCAAACTCAG ATTGCCTGTAACTCATGAGAGTGCATCAAATGCCCAAGCATTGAGTTCAATTCTTCGTCATGTAATTTCTGTGCATGCTAAAGAGCTAATGGATGCAAAGGCTATGATTGATGGGAATTTG GTTGTTGGCGAAGAGCTATGCACAACTGATGGTACGCATGAAGTTGAATTGCTCCTACCATTCACAAAGAATTCTTTGGTTGAAG CAAGCAGCCAGAAGGATGTTGCTGGTGTTCTTGTCTTTGGTGGATCTGTGTGCTCTTATGCATACTCAAACTCAAAGGAACCAGTGATGCAGGCTGTTGCTGATATAAAG GATGATATCATCAGGAGTCTTCAAAGTAGACTTGATATCATCTGTGATGAAGCAGATGAAGATCCAGATCCTATTGACATCGATGGCAAGGATTCAAGGGTAGAAAAACTGCCTGAGAAACCTGTTTCAAGACTTGTCTTGAACTCTTTGAG GAGAACATGCTTTCTTTCATTTCCTCGAAGAGTCTTTGTTCCCTGGTTGGCTGGTACATTCATATGTGACTACCTGCAACCATCTGAGACAGTTGAG GTTTTAAAAGAACATTGCGTTGAGTTGATGTCCATGGAAGCTCCAACTGATCCCTCGACGTATCTCCAACCAGAAGTTGAAGCTCCATCACTAAACACTGAATCTTTCTGGGATGTTGCAGTTCCTAACCATTTCGCACCTGTTTCTTCTTTAGAGAAGAGTAGACAAGTCGACGTGAGTGTGGAAAGTAGCCGGCAATCTAATCAGCCATTTAATTTCAATGTCTTAGCTGCTGTTTGCCTCCTTCTCTTTGCAATCTTGGTTGGGTTTGTGCTTGCAAGGCAAAAATAG